One genomic window of Gallaecimonas sp. GXIMD4217 includes the following:
- a CDS encoding NAD-glutamate dehydrogenase, translating to MSVDDFQGRSDSDLYGAAMSLWNSLEHKKAGESFIRVFNPEVSRHGWQSSHTIVEIIHDDMPFLVDSVRMALSRHGVTAHLLLHMPMGLTYDDSNKVQAIHSPNEVEGARAETVFLIEIDRQTEEGVIKALTEELDSVLRDVTLSVNDWQPMRAKLDEVIHRLEKEKTPASQEELDESVAFLKWVVDHNFTLMGYRYYEIAPVEGDIEIRPHLDTSLGLMGASEKGHVRALSSLGESAREEALNKNLLVLTKTNSKSRVHRPAYIDYIGVKRFDAKGKVIGEDRFIGLYASSVYNNSAMQIPHIKQKLDRIMAGSGFAKGSHAYKALLNILETYPRDELIQAKEHELRQIGLGVLQMQERDMTRLFIRKDVFGRYYSCMVFVTKERYNTQLRIDSQKILAEALGSDEEVEFNTYFSESVLARTHYLVRVKDTDTDINVKEIEANLIEAARSWEDKLEAVLLSHHGEAMGKKLTRKYVQAFPRSYKEEVVPGTAAVDIAQLEALSDEHQLGMLFYRPQEAADTRLVKLKLFHKDQPIYLSDVLPMLENMGLRIIGERPYQVQSADGHPYWVLDFAMEHVGRTELNLEESQHRFQEAFARVWSGDFEDDGFNRLVLGAGLTGREVVILRAYAKYMRQIGVTFSQAYIEETLDRYPDIATMLVKLFSKRFDPKKPGTEKQLEKLESQIIEALEHVSNLDDDRIIRGYVELINATIRTNFFQGDADGNEKPYISFKVRPSEISDMPLPLPAFEIFVYSPRVEGVHLRGGKVARGGLRWSDRREDFRTEVLGLVKAQQVKNTVIVPVGAKGGFVCKKLPTEGGREAFFQEGQECYKTFIRALLDITDNIVDGEVVHPQNVVRHDEDDTYLVVAADKGTATFSDIANGIAEEYGFWLGDAFASGGSIGYDHKKMGITARGAWESVKRHFRELGVDCQSTDFTCIAIGDMAGDVFGNGMLLSKHTRLVAAFNHMHIFIDPNPDAAKSHEERKRMFELPRSTWEDYNKELISEGGGIFSRAAKSIKLTPEIKKLVGTKKASMTPNELIKALLQAEVDLIWNGGIGTYVKGSSESHAEVGDRANDAVRINGKELRAKVVGEGGNLGLTQLGRIEYALNGGRINTDFIDNVGGVDCSDNEVNIKILLNSLVNSGDLTRKQRDQLLYDMTDEVALMVLEDCYEQTHSISITELRGGGALKEQMRFLHELEKAGKLDRALEFLPTDDELAERAAQGRGLTRPELSVLIAYGKMVLKEQLVVPEITEDAFLSRLLKTSFPQVLQERFADAMEQHPLRGEIIATQLANRITNDMGLNFVSRMMDETGATVAEIAASYAMAAEVFKLRELWNDITALDNQIDADVQTELLFEARRTVRRAARWFLRNRDKGQSIEEGIASYAETFNDIAEKLFDYVTEDEQKGIASAQQKLEDKGVPATVAERVSRLSSLFSTMDIAEVAVDQGKPVNLVANTYYKLGARLGLHWFLDQINRQPVDNHWQALARASYREELDWHQRMLTSAVLGLCDDAFCQTEEVVDTWLEENDAILTRWNQMLAEFRSTQSHEFAKFSVALRELGILIHNCQPVHAA from the coding sequence ATGTCAGTTGACGACTTCCAAGGTCGCAGCGACTCCGACCTCTATGGCGCGGCCATGAGCCTGTGGAACAGCCTCGAACACAAGAAAGCCGGTGAGAGTTTTATTCGCGTCTTCAATCCGGAAGTGTCCAGGCATGGCTGGCAATCCAGCCACACCATAGTGGAGATCATCCACGATGACATGCCCTTCCTGGTGGACTCGGTTCGCATGGCGCTCAGCCGCCACGGGGTAACGGCCCATCTGCTGCTGCACATGCCGATGGGACTGACATATGATGACAGTAACAAGGTTCAAGCGATCCATTCACCGAACGAGGTCGAGGGCGCCCGCGCCGAGACCGTTTTCCTCATCGAGATCGATCGCCAGACCGAGGAAGGGGTCATCAAGGCCCTGACCGAGGAGCTCGATTCCGTGCTCCGGGATGTCACCTTGTCCGTCAACGACTGGCAACCCATGCGCGCCAAGCTGGACGAGGTCATTCACCGCCTCGAGAAGGAGAAGACCCCGGCCAGCCAGGAAGAGCTGGACGAGTCCGTCGCCTTCCTGAAGTGGGTCGTCGACCACAACTTCACCCTGATGGGCTACCGCTACTACGAGATAGCGCCGGTCGAGGGTGACATCGAGATCCGCCCCCACCTCGACACCAGCCTGGGTCTGATGGGCGCCTCCGAGAAGGGCCATGTCCGCGCCCTGTCCAGCCTGGGCGAGAGCGCCCGGGAAGAGGCACTGAACAAGAACCTGCTGGTCCTGACCAAGACCAACTCCAAATCCCGCGTGCACCGCCCCGCTTACATCGACTATATCGGCGTCAAGCGCTTCGATGCCAAGGGCAAGGTGATCGGCGAGGATCGCTTCATTGGCCTGTACGCCTCCAGCGTCTACAACAACTCGGCCATGCAGATCCCCCATATCAAGCAGAAGCTTGACCGCATCATGGCCGGCTCCGGCTTCGCCAAGGGCAGCCATGCCTACAAGGCGCTGCTGAACATCCTGGAAACCTATCCGCGGGATGAGCTGATCCAGGCCAAGGAGCACGAGCTGCGCCAGATCGGCCTGGGCGTGCTGCAGATGCAGGAGCGGGACATGACCCGGCTATTCATCCGCAAGGATGTCTTCGGCCGTTACTACTCCTGCATGGTGTTCGTGACTAAGGAACGCTACAACACCCAGCTGCGCATCGACAGCCAGAAGATCCTGGCCGAGGCCCTGGGCTCAGATGAAGAAGTGGAGTTCAACACCTACTTCTCCGAATCCGTACTGGCCCGCACCCATTACCTGGTGCGCGTCAAAGACACCGATACCGACATCAACGTGAAAGAAATCGAAGCCAACCTGATCGAGGCGGCCCGCTCCTGGGAAGACAAGCTGGAAGCGGTACTGCTGTCCCACCATGGCGAAGCCATGGGCAAGAAACTGACCCGCAAATACGTGCAGGCCTTCCCCCGTTCCTACAAGGAAGAGGTGGTGCCGGGTACTGCCGCCGTCGACATCGCCCAACTGGAGGCCCTGTCCGACGAGCACCAGCTGGGCATGCTGTTCTACCGCCCCCAGGAAGCGGCCGACACCCGTCTGGTCAAGCTGAAGCTGTTCCACAAGGACCAGCCCATCTACCTGTCCGACGTGCTGCCGATGCTGGAAAACATGGGCCTGCGCATCATAGGTGAGCGCCCCTACCAGGTGCAGAGTGCCGACGGCCATCCCTACTGGGTGCTGGACTTCGCCATGGAGCACGTGGGCCGCACCGAGCTGAACCTGGAAGAGAGCCAGCATCGCTTCCAGGAAGCCTTTGCCCGGGTCTGGTCCGGTGACTTCGAGGACGACGGCTTCAACCGCCTGGTGCTGGGCGCCGGCCTGACCGGTCGCGAAGTGGTGATCCTGCGCGCCTACGCCAAGTACATGCGCCAGATCGGCGTCACCTTCAGCCAGGCCTACATCGAAGAGACCCTGGACAGGTATCCCGACATCGCCACCATGCTGGTCAAGCTGTTCAGCAAGCGCTTCGATCCCAAGAAGCCCGGTACCGAGAAGCAGCTGGAGAAGCTGGAAAGCCAGATCATCGAGGCCCTGGAGCACGTCTCCAACCTGGATGACGATCGCATCATCCGCGGCTATGTGGAGCTGATCAACGCCACCATCCGCACCAACTTCTTCCAGGGTGATGCCGACGGCAACGAAAAGCCCTACATCTCCTTCAAGGTCAGGCCCAGCGAGATTTCCGACATGCCGCTGCCGCTGCCGGCCTTCGAGATCTTCGTCTACTCTCCGCGGGTCGAAGGCGTCCACCTGCGCGGTGGCAAGGTGGCCCGTGGCGGCCTGCGCTGGTCCGACCGCCGCGAAGACTTCCGCACCGAGGTGCTGGGCCTGGTCAAGGCGCAGCAGGTGAAGAACACCGTGATCGTACCCGTGGGTGCCAAGGGCGGTTTCGTCTGCAAGAAGCTGCCCACGGAGGGTGGCCGCGAAGCCTTCTTCCAGGAAGGCCAGGAATGCTACAAGACCTTCATCCGCGCCCTGCTGGACATCACCGACAACATCGTCGACGGTGAGGTGGTCCATCCCCAGAACGTGGTTCGCCACGACGAGGACGACACCTACCTGGTGGTGGCGGCCGACAAGGGCACCGCCACCTTCTCCGACATCGCCAACGGCATCGCCGAGGAATACGGCTTCTGGCTGGGCGACGCCTTCGCCTCCGGCGGCTCCATCGGTTACGACCACAAGAAGATGGGCATCACCGCCCGCGGCGCCTGGGAATCCGTCAAGCGCCATTTCCGTGAGCTGGGCGTCGACTGCCAGAGCACCGACTTCACCTGTATCGCCATCGGCGACATGGCCGGTGACGTCTTCGGCAACGGCATGCTGCTGTCCAAGCACACCCGCCTGGTGGCGGCCTTCAACCACATGCACATCTTCATCGATCCCAACCCGGATGCGGCCAAGAGCCATGAAGAGCGCAAGCGCATGTTCGAGCTGCCCCGTTCCACCTGGGAGGACTACAACAAGGAGCTGATCTCCGAAGGTGGCGGTATCTTCAGCCGTGCCGCCAAGTCCATCAAGCTGACTCCGGAAATCAAGAAACTGGTCGGCACCAAGAAGGCCAGCATGACCCCCAACGAGCTGATCAAGGCGTTGCTGCAGGCCGAAGTGGACCTGATCTGGAACGGCGGTATCGGCACCTACGTCAAGGGCAGCAGCGAGTCCCACGCCGAAGTGGGCGACCGTGCCAACGATGCGGTGCGCATCAACGGCAAGGAGCTGCGCGCCAAGGTGGTGGGCGAGGGCGGTAACCTGGGCCTGACCCAGCTGGGCCGTATCGAATATGCCCTCAATGGCGGCCGCATCAACACCGACTTCATCGACAACGTCGGCGGCGTGGATTGCTCCGACAACGAGGTCAACATCAAGATCCTGCTCAACAGCCTGGTCAACAGCGGCGATCTGACCCGCAAGCAGCGCGACCAGCTGCTGTACGACATGACCGACGAAGTGGCGCTGATGGTGCTGGAAGACTGCTACGAGCAGACCCATTCCATCTCCATCACCGAGCTGCGTGGCGGCGGCGCCCTCAAGGAGCAGATGCGCTTCCTGCACGAGCTGGAGAAGGCCGGCAAGCTGGACAGGGCCCTGGAGTTCCTGCCCACCGACGACGAGCTGGCCGAGCGCGCAGCCCAGGGCCGTGGCCTGACCCGTCCCGAACTGTCGGTGCTGATCGCCTACGGCAAGATGGTGCTGAAGGAGCAGCTGGTGGTGCCGGAAATCACCGAAGACGCCTTCCTGAGCCGCCTGCTCAAGACCTCCTTCCCGCAGGTACTGCAGGAGCGCTTCGCCGACGCCATGGAGCAGCACCCGCTGCGCGGCGAGATCATCGCCACCCAGCTGGCCAACCGCATCACCAACGACATGGGCCTGAACTTCGTCTCCCGCATGATGGACGAAACCGGTGCCACCGTGGCCGAGATCGCCGCCAGCTACGCCATGGCCGCCGAGGTATTCAAGCTGCGTGAGCTGTGGAACGACATCACCGCTCTGGACAACCAGATCGACGCCGATGTCCAGACCGAGCTGCTGTTCGAGGCCCGCCGCACCGTGCGCCGTGCCGCCCGCTGGTTCCTGCGCAACCGCGACAAGGGCCAGAGCATCGAAGAGGGTATCGCCTCCTACGCCGAAACCTTCAACGATATCGCCGAAAAGCTGTTCGACTACGTCACCGAAGACGAGCAGAAGGGCATCGCCAGCGCACAGCAGAAGCTGGAAGACAAGGGTGTGCCGGCGACGGTGGCCGAGCGTGTCAGCCGCCTGTCCAGCCTGTTCTCCACCATGGATATCGCCGAAGTGGCGGTCGACCAGGGCAAGCCGGTCAACCTGGTGGCCAACACCTACTACAAGCTGGGTGCCCGCCTGGGGCTGCACTGGTTCCTGGATCAGATCAACCGCCAGCCGGTGGACAACCATTGGCAGGCCCTGGCCCGCGCCTCCTACCGCGAGGAACTGGACTGGCACCAGCGCATGCTGACCTCTGCCGTGCTGGGCCTGTGCGACGACGCCTTCTGCCAGACCGAGGAAGTGGTCGATACCTGGCTGGAGGAGAACGACGCCATCCTGACCCGCTGGAACCAGATGCTGGCCGAGTTCCGCTCCACCCAGAGCCACGAGTTCGCCAAGTTCTCCGTGGCCCTGCGTGAACTGGGCATCCTGATCCACAACTGTCAGCCGGTGCACGCCGCCTGA